DNA from Agarilytica rhodophyticola:
CAAAGGTTTGGTGAAACTACTAGTACAAATTTTACTATGTCCTCGGCAAATGTGGTTTCGACCCCGGTAAAAGATACCAGAGTGGTGAGCACTCCTACGGGTGATGTGGGCTATATACATTTTAATGCGCACACCAGACCTTCAGAAGCAGCATTAGTTAATGCTTTTGAGCAGTTAGAGGCAGAAGGTGTGAATGATCTTGTGCTTGATTTACGTTACAACGGCGGTGGCTTGCTGGCTGTTGCCGGAGAAGCGGGCTACATGATTGCCGGTGCCGCAGCCACTGGTGGTGAAACTTTCTATCAATTAGTGTTTAATGATAAACATACCGAGCGTGACCCAGTTACAGGAAACCCTCTAACACCTACTCCGTTTTTTAGTCGCAGTTTGGGTTTCTCTGACGCATTGCCGGCAAATCGCCAGTTACCGACGCTCAATTTAAACCGCGTGTATATACTTTCCACCGAGCGCACTTGTTCTGCGAGTGAGGCCATTATTAATGGCTTGCGAGGTATTGATATTGAAGTAGTTCTAATTGGTGGCACTACCTGTGGTAAGCCTTATGGTTTTTACCCTCAAGATAATTGTGGTACCACTTACTTCACTGTTCAGTTCTCGGGAGCCAATGCTAAAGGCTTTGGCGAATACCCTGATGGCTTTTCACCTTCTAATATGCCAAATCCGAGAGGTGTCACTGTTAATGGATGTTGGGTGGAAGATGATTTAAGCCGCTTACTTGGCGATCCTGAAGAAGGGATGTTTGCCGCTGCTCTTAGCCACCGCGCTACCGGAGGTCAGTGTCCACCCATCCCTCAGCAAAATTCTAAGCCTTCAGTGGCTTCGGGCTTGCAAAAAACTCGCGGTGGCCAAGATATCTTTTTGACGGAGTATCCTGAATTAAATAACACTATCATGCTGCCTCCACAATAAATGTAATGCTGCTAAGGTTCTCGGTAATTTTATTGCCGAGAACCGTGCTTATTCAGCTGCCTTTCAGTCAATGCTACATAACTACTGCTAACTTATTAAAATTTAAAGTAGCCTCCGACATTTAAAGCATTAGCTTCTACATCTATAAAGAAATCATCGTACTCACCACTTGGATATTCAATATACTCAATAGTGAAAACAATTCTTTGGGTAATATCAAACGCTGCGCCGACGCCAAACATTATGCCACTAGCAGCTGAAGCATCACCATCACTATCATCATATTTAACCTTTGCAAGGCCTAGTTTGCCATAGATATTAAAGGTATCTGCAATAGTTGGAAATATGCCTACGGCTGTAATGCCAACAACGGATTTCAGTTCAAAATCAAAACCATCGCTTACTACCTTGTCGTCTATAACTCCCGTACCGACAAAGCCTTCAATAGCAAAACTTTGATTAAACCTGTGGCCGGCAATAATGTTTACTCCACCAGGTTCTCGATCTTCTCTGAAGTCTCCAAAGTCGAGTTCAACATCGGCT
Protein-coding regions in this window:
- a CDS encoding outer membrane beta-barrel protein; the protein is MKKVVVAVITLLFSAFIHAEGWYTGLTYSIADVELDFGDFREDREPGGVNIIAGHRFNQSFAIEGFVGTGVIDDKVVSDGFDFELKSVVGITAVGIFPTIADTFNIYGKLGLAKVKYDDSDGDASAASGIMFGVGAAFDITQRIVFTIEYIEYPSGEYDDFFIDVEANALNVGGYFKF
- a CDS encoding S41 family peptidase codes for the protein MNTTALLKTVASFSITTFLVACGGSSNNNTDGSLIDGRPSGSSPSAPNDNLTFQAGTFVNSDTFKNQCESPRTGPDRFNNNQPFPDVQGSVAAENFYLRSWTNELYLWYDEVEDQDPNLFSTADYFELLKTNELTPAQRPKDNFHFSENTEQYLTRTTAGVTFGYGMSLRSTSNSPPREFRVIDVIPNSPAATAGIQRGMLITAIDGEDFINGGNLDVLNAGLSPRAVGESHVFSMQRFGETTSTNFTMSSANVVSTPVKDTRVVSTPTGDVGYIHFNAHTRPSEAALVNAFEQLEAEGVNDLVLDLRYNGGGLLAVAGEAGYMIAGAAATGGETFYQLVFNDKHTERDPVTGNPLTPTPFFSRSLGFSDALPANRQLPTLNLNRVYILSTERTCSASEAIINGLRGIDIEVVLIGGTTCGKPYGFYPQDNCGTTYFTVQFSGANAKGFGEYPDGFSPSNMPNPRGVTVNGCWVEDDLSRLLGDPEEGMFAAALSHRATGGQCPPIPQQNSKPSVASGLQKTRGGQDIFLTEYPELNNTIMLPPQ